In Miscanthus floridulus cultivar M001 chromosome 8, ASM1932011v1, whole genome shotgun sequence, the sequence ccggCATCCCCGCCGCCGCGCGCACCAAGGTTGCGTTCACCATATTGCCTGTTTGCTTATCTGCTCCCGAGCCCCGCAAACCCTAGTCGCCGCCGCCCATGGACATAGAGACCGACGGGCGATTCGGCAACAAGCGAGTGCACAATCGCCTCGGCCCGGGCTCTGGCGGCGCTCCGTCATCTACCAACGGGAAGGTCTGCAACTACTGGCGCGCCGGGCGGTGCAACCGCTTCCCGTGCCCCTTCCTCCACAGCGAGCTCCCCGAGGCTGCGCCGCCCAAGCGCCCCACTGGACCCGGGGGGAACGTGTGGCGCAACCCCCACACCGGAGGAAGAGGCGGCGGCGGTCACAGTAGATGGGGGAAGGGCCCCGGAGGCGGCAGCGGGATTGCGAGCCACAAGCCGCCTGACAGGCCCTGCAAGTACTTTCTCGCCGGTACCGAATGCAGCTATGGCGAGAGGTGCCGCTATCCGCACAGCTACTGCATAAGTGATAGTATTACGATGCTTACCCCGCTCAAGGGCCACGAGAAGGTAAAGTTTGATCTCTGCCAATTTGCCCTCTGGTAAAAACAAGGAGGTTTTCTAACTGAGATGCATTGGATGCCTTCAGGGTGTTACAGGCATTGCACTGCCCGCCGGGTCAGACAAGCTGTATTCCGGGAGTAAGGATGGAACTGTTCGCATGTGGGATTGCCAAACTGGCCAGGTAGCTGAGATGCCATTAGATTGAATCTTCGAGAGTTTTgtatgttccttgtgacaaaatTTCAGTACTTCTTTGCTGTTGGTGGTCTGTTAGTGTGCCGGTGTCATCCCTGTGGGTCGTGAGGTTGGGTGTATGATCATTGAAGGTCCGTGGTTATTTGTTGGAATGCCTGATGCAGTGAAGGTACGTAATACTTCAAATTTGTGCATTGCTCACTGTTTCTGAAGTTGAGGCAACTTAGCACTAGCTCATCAATGTGATAGGCTCAAGGCACGACTCTCCCGCCTATCATCTAATTGGACACTAGGCAGCGCTGCTGCTCCCTTAGCTCTTTTTAAATTCTGATGAAGTTTATCACCATTGGTGTTCTGCATGCATGAATACGTAGTCTTTTCCTTCAGGTTTGGAATATGCAAACAGCAGCGGAAATGAGCCTTACCGGACCAACTGGGCAAGTCTATGCACTCGCCGTTGCCAGTGACTTACTCTTTGCTGCAACACAAGTAAGCTTCCCGTATTTTGGGTTTACCTTTGTTTTGTCTTGAAACTTCAAATTCTTCATTTATTCGATTCTCTTTTCTTGTGCTTGGTGCAGGACGGGAGGATTTTAGCATGGAGATTTAGTGCCTCAACTAACTGTTTTGAACCAGCTGCTTCTCTTGATGGCCATAAGCTTGCTGTTGTTTCATTGATAGTAGGAGGCATGAGGCTTTATTCTTCTTCAATGGATAAAACTATCAGAGTATGCAAAGCTTGTTCACTCGCACTCATGCTCAGTCCTAAGATAGATTCAATTTACGAAGATGTATATGTTGCGTCATGAGATTTTAAGTTCTTGTTGATGTTTGACTCCCTTGCTTTATGCCAACCTTCACTTAAAACCATATTGCTTTTTTATCATTTCTGTTCCCTGTGGTTGAAGTTTACAGTGCACTGCATGCTCAATTAATGCCTCGTGCTCACCATAGTTATAAGTTTCTCTGTATTTAACTGGCGGATGTTGCTATTTAACAGTCATGTAGGATCATCTCTTGAATGTATGATTAGTATTTCAATCAACATAAATTCAGCAAAATATTGAAACTTAATGCAGGTCCAAATCTGGTCCTGATTAGGCACCCTCGTAGTCTCGTTATGTAGGTGGTACAGGCATGCATCATATAGTATCTGCTCTGCGGTTGACAATCCCTTGATTCCCATATAATAGCCAGTTTGCATGGACGTTTTGTGTTGATATTTCAATTGGCTGCAGAACATTTGGAGCTAGTgtttgaaaaaagaaaagaaaagaaatgcaCTATAGTACTGGATAATTTGATTGCCAAAGGATACCTTTCAGTGCTGGGTCTGTGTGCTAGTGGATAGAAGATATGTACATGGTGGTGCATCTGAAAGTTAAATTTATTCCCAGTGCAATGAATGCTTGTTAGTCCAGCATTTTGGTGTCTTTGCTCTTTTGGAGAAAATGGGATGTCACTTGTTGTAATGTGCCTGAATTCTCAATTGAATTCCTTGTTCGTGATAGCTCTCAGATGTTATTTTATTACATTTTCCATTTTTCCATCAAGAAACATCCTTGTCTATCGTGTTAA encodes:
- the LOC136477910 gene encoding zinc finger CCCH domain-containing protein 17-like, producing the protein MDIETDGRFGNKRVHNRLGPGSGGAPSSTNGKVCNYWRAGRCNRFPCPFLHSELPEAAPPKRPTGPGGNVWRNPHTGGRGGGGHSRWGKGPGGGSGIASHKPPDRPCKYFLAGTECSYGERCRYPHSYCISDSITMLTPLKGHEKGVTGIALPAGSDKLYSGSKDGTVRMWDCQTGQCAGVIPVGREVGCMIIEGPWLFVGMPDAVKVWNMQTAAEMSLTGPTGQVYALAVASDLLFAATQDGRILAWRFSASTNCFEPAASLDGHKLAVVSLIVGGMRLYSSSMDKTIRVWDLATLQCIQTLSDHTDVVMSVLCWDQFLLSCSLDQTIKVWAATESGNLEVTYTHKEDQGALALSGMPDAQSKPVLLCSLNDNTVRLYDLPSFNDRGRLFSKQEIRAIQMGPGGLFFTGDGSGELKVWQWVDGAQT